AGGGTCGGATCGGGCGCTCGTCGGCACAGCCGGCCACGACCACGACGGCAACGAGAGCGACGACGAACCGTGCCATGCACACAGCGCCACCTCCGCTGCGCCGCCGACATCCCGCTCGCCGCCGGCACCTTCGAGCCCCCGGGGGAAGGCCCGCTGCTCGAACCCGGGCGAATCGTACACGGGGGCCGGCGGATCGGCGGGCAGACGCAAGCGTCGCTTACGGGCGGACCAGGAAGTCGATCGCCAGCACGACCGGGCCGCCGACCGACAAGGCGTGCGGCACGCCCGGCGGGATGGGCTGTTCGTCGCCGCTGCCCGCCAGGCGCTCGACGGGCGGCGACATCTCCAGCGAGAACCGGACCGATCCGTGGCTCACCCGGAGCCGGCCCCAGGTGCCCTCGGCCACCCGGTGGGCGCGTCGCAGCCCGTCAGGCAGGGTGGCGTCGTCGAACGGGCCGGCCGTCCGCACGACGGTGAGCCCCTCGGGAAGCTCGGCCCGGTCGCACCGCGGGCAGTCGAGCTCGCCACCGACCCGCTCGGCCCGTCCCGCGCGCGAGAGGACCCACGGGCGCTCCTGGAACGGCGGGCGGTGACGGACGTGCTGGCCGTGCAGGCAGGACAGCTCGGCGACCCACTCGCCGGCACCGTCCCGGTGGAACCCCTCGACCGTCCGCCGCACCACCCCACCCTCGCCCGGCGCCCGGCGCGGCGCAACAACCGAGCCGTAGTCTCCCGGCATGGACGGCGACGGGCTCCGGCAGAAGCTGGCGGGCGGCGACACGGTGGTCCTCGCCGGCTGCTTCGACGCCCTGTCGGCCCGCCTGGCCGTCAACGCCGGCTTCGAGGCGCTCTTCCTGTCGGGGTACTGCACGGCGGCCACCCTGCTCGGCCTGCCCGACTTCGGCTACGTCACCCAGACCGAGATGGCCGAGGTCGCCCGCCGGGTGTGCCGGGCCGTCCCCGGCGCCATGGTGGTGGTCGACGGCGACACCGGCTACGGCAACCCGCTGAACACCATCCGCACCGTCGAGCTGTACGAGGCGGCCGGGGGCGCCGGGATCTTCCTTGAGGACCAGGTCTGGCCCAAGAAGTGCGGGCACATGGCGGGCAAGAAGGTGGTGCCCCGAAAGGAGTGGCTGGCCAAGCTGCGGGCCGCCCTCGACGCCCGTGAGCGCCTGTTCGTCACCGCCCGCACCGACGCCCGGGCGGCCGTCAGCCTGGAGGAGGCGTGCGAGCGGGCCCGCATGGCCGCCGACCTCGGTGTGGACGCCGTCTTCGTGGAGGCACCCGAGTCCCCCGAGGAGATGCAGGCCATCGCCGAGGCCACGCCGGGCTGCGTCCGGGTCGCCAACATGATCGAGGGCGGCCGCACGCCGCTGCGCACACCGGCCGAGCTGCACGATCTGGGCTTCGACCTCATCGTCTCGCCGCTCACCGGGCTGCTGGCCGCCGCCCGCCAGATGACCGAGGCCTTCCGCGTCCTCGCCCAGAAGGGCACCCTGCGGGACGACTCCGACCTGGTGCTCGCCTTCGACGACTTCAACCCGCTGGTCGACCTCGACCACCACTACGACCTCGAGCGGCGCTACGGGGCCGGCGACCCCTGATCGGGACGCCGCCCGGATCGTCGGGTCCGCCGACCCGGTACGGTCGCGGCCATGGACGACGAGGAGCACGAGGGCCTGCTCGACCGGATGCGCGACATGGGCGTCGGCACCGAGGACCCGAACATCATCGGTGACGCCGGCCCCACCGACGTCCCGCCGGGCACCGACCCCCCGGAGGACGACGGCGAGCTCGACGCCGACGCCCCGGCCGAGGAGTGGGACGAGGAGGACCCGCTCGCCTGATCTCCCCGGCGGCCGTCGCATCCGTCGCCCCGGGTTCAGCGGCCGGGCCGCACCGCCTCGGCCGACGGGGCCGTGCCCTCGAACGCCGCCGCCCGCACGCCCCGGCGGGCCAGGTCCTGGAGGAACGGCACCGGCTCGGTGATCAGTTCGGCCAGCCCCGCCGCGCCGGTCCGGGCCAGCAGCCCGTCCAGCGCCCACATGGCGGTAAGGGCGGCGACGGCGCCGGCGGCGATGGCCGGGCGGTCGAGGGCGCCCAGCACGCGCACGTCGGTCACCGCGCCCCGCCGGCCCCGCACCTCGACGCGGGCCGCACCGAGCAGGCCCTCGGGATGGGGCTGGCGCAGCATCGGCAACCGAGCGGTGAGCCGGTCGCGGCGCGACGCCGCCACCCGCGCCGTCACCCGCGCGACACCCGGGAAGGCGGGGACGAGCACGAGAGCGTCGGGGAGGCCGGCCCGGTAGCAGTCCAGGGCGCCCAGGGGGTCGGGGAACCAGCACAGCTCGCGCCCCGAGCCGCCGCGGCGCTGCGCCCACGACCCGTCCCGCCAGTCGACCGCCTCCTCGGTGAGCGTGGCGTGGTGCTGGCGGGCGCACGCCGGGCCCCCTGTGCCCGCCTTGGCCACGTGCACCTCGTCCACCGAGTCGAACCCGGCGGCCGCGTGGCGGGCCAGCACGCAGGTGTACCCGGGGGCGAACCCGGCACCCACCGCCACGGTGGCACCGGCCCGGCGGGCGTCGTCGTCGAGGGCGAGCAGGGCCCGCACGTCGGCGATGGAGTCGGCCGTCGACACCACCGACGCCCCCCGCTCGATGGCGGCCCGGGCCAGGCCGGCGTGCGGTCCGGGCATCGACAGGACCACCACGTCACCGGCGGCGAGGGTAGACGGATCCCACGTCGCCACCGAGGCGGGCGGCCCCAGCGACGACGCCAGGGCGGCGACGTGCCCGTCGTCGGGGTCGACCAGGCGCAGGTCGTCGAGCCCCGGGGCGCCCAGCAGCTGGCGGGCGGCCCGGGCGCCGACGGCGCCCGTTCCCAGCACCACGGCCCTCATCGGGCCA
This DNA window, taken from Acidimicrobiales bacterium, encodes the following:
- a CDS encoding DUF3565 domain-containing protein; amino-acid sequence: MRRTVEGFHRDGAGEWVAELSCLHGQHVRHRPPFQERPWVLSRAGRAERVGGELDCPRCDRAELPEGLTVVRTAGPFDDATLPDGLRRAHRVAEGTWGRLRVSHGSVRFSLEMSPPVERLAGSGDEQPIPPGVPHALSVGGPVVLAIDFLVRP
- a CDS encoding isocitrate lyase/PEP mutase family protein, coding for MDGDGLRQKLAGGDTVVLAGCFDALSARLAVNAGFEALFLSGYCTAATLLGLPDFGYVTQTEMAEVARRVCRAVPGAMVVVDGDTGYGNPLNTIRTVELYEAAGGAGIFLEDQVWPKKCGHMAGKKVVPRKEWLAKLRAALDARERLFVTARTDARAAVSLEEACERARMAADLGVDAVFVEAPESPEEMQAIAEATPGCVRVANMIEGGRTPLRTPAELHDLGFDLIVSPLTGLLAAARQMTEAFRVLAQKGTLRDDSDLVLAFDDFNPLVDLDHHYDLERRYGAGDP